One window of the Triticum dicoccoides isolate Atlit2015 ecotype Zavitan chromosome 3B, WEW_v2.0, whole genome shotgun sequence genome contains the following:
- the LOC119282271 gene encoding nascent polypeptide-associated complex subunit alpha-like protein 1: MTVAELLRAQLEEQNIEEDEPILEDDDDDDEYDDDDVDEMDDNDVEGDASGRSRQTRSEKKSRKAMEKLGMKVITGVNRVTIKKSKTVTFVLSKPDVFKSSHSETYVIIGEIKFEDLNTELQTQAAEQFKAPGLSRVNSKGEPSVAAVQDDEEVDETGVDRKDVELVMMQASVSRSRAVEALKAADGDIVSAIMELTN; the protein is encoded by the exons ATGACGGTCGCCGAGCTGCTCCGCGCCCAGCTCGAGGAGCAGAACATCGAG GAAGATGAGCCTATccttgaggatgatgatgacgacgatgaatacgatgatgatgatgtggatgaAATGGATGACAATGATGTTGAGG GTGATGCTAGTGGAAGATCTAGGCAGACAAGGAGTGAGAAGAAGAGCAGGAAAGCCATGGAGAAGCTTGGCATGAAGGTCATTACTGGTGTGAACCGTGTAACTATCAAAAAGAGCAAGACC GTTACGTTTGTCCTCTCCAAGCCAGATGTCTTCAAGAGCTCGCACTCAGAAACCTATGTCATTATCGGGGAGATCAAGTTCGAGGACCTGAACACTGAGCTGCAGACACAAGCGGCAGAGCAGTTCAAGGCACCGGGCCTGAGCAGGGTCAATTCGAAGGGTGAGCCGTCTGTGGCAGCAGTCCAAGATGACGAGGAGGTCGACGAGACGGGCGTTGACAGGAAGGACGTCGAGCTCGTGATGATGCAGGCCTCCGTGTCGAGATCCAGGGCTGTGGAGGCGCTCAAGGCTGCGGATGGCGACATCGTGAGCGCCATCATGGAGTTGACTAACTAG